From a region of the Phaseolus vulgaris cultivar G19833 chromosome 6, P. vulgaris v2.0, whole genome shotgun sequence genome:
- the LOC137831027 gene encoding molybdopterin synthase catalytic subunit: protein MAAEDDKNLIEILENLNPVDVAKYMNFVSAPQAGAIATFAGTTRDTFEGKTVLELRYEAYVPMAIRCINMICSSARASWNLHSIAVAHRIGTVPVGETSVFIAVSSVHRADALEACRFFIDEIKAKVPIWKKEVYSNGEVWKENSEFLERRSELGNKDAGCCGKKVEIKEQTKKACCGTKVRVDDQGSQD from the coding sequence ATGGCTGCTGAAGATGATAAAAATCTTATTGAAATCTTGGAAAACCTGAATCCAGTAGATGTTGCTAAATACATGAATTTTGTGAGTGCTCCACAAGCTGGTGCTATAGCAACATTTGCAGGCACAACTCGTGACACCTTCGAAGGGAAAACAGTCTTGGAGTTGAGATATGAAGCTTATGTTCCAATGGCAATACGTTGTATTAACATGATCTGTTCATCTGCTAGAGCATCCTGGAACCTACATTCCATCGCTGTTGCTCATCGTATAGGCACAGTGCCTGTGGGTGAAACAAGTGTCTTCATAGCTGTATCATCTGTCCACAGGGCAGATGCACTGGAGGCTTGTAGATTTTTTATAGATGAGATAAAAGCCAAAGTTCCCATTTGGAAAAAGGAGGTCTATTCAAATGGGGAGGTTTGGAAGGAGAACAGTGAGTTCTTAGAGAGGAGGTCCGAACTTGGTAACAAGGATGCAGGTTGCTGTGGGAAAAAGGTAGAAATTAAAGAGCAAACCAAAAAGGCTTGTTGTGGGACTAAGGTTCGGGTTGATGATCAAGGTAGCCAAGACTAA